DNA sequence from the Sinorhizobium sp. RAC02 genome:
AGGCTGGCACCGCCGGGAAGGCGGCCGTCAGATAGGCCGCACCGATCAACCAGATGACCATGGGCAGGAAGAAGTAATCGAGCAGCACCGCCCAGCCGACGAGGAAGCCGGCGCCCGGATTCAACGATCTTCGCGCATAGCTATAGCCGGATCCGGCGACCGGATAGACTTTTGCCATGATGCCGTAGCTTGCCGCCGTCAGGAAAATCGCCAGCGCCGCGATGAAGTAGGCCATCGCCGTGGTTCCCTGGCTCGCCGATGCCAGGGCGCCGAACGTGCCGAACACGATCATCGGCGTCATATAGGCAAGGCCGAACAATACGACGGACCACAAGCCAAGGGTCCGGTCGAGTTTGATAGTCTGCGTCATGCTCCCCTCCTCCAAATAACGATGTGAAGGGTCAAGGAAGATAGCGGTGAAGCCAATAACCCCAGGGTACTATATGCTGTCACATGCTGCACCGATGCCGCTGAACAATCCAGCTCGGCGTCCATGCCGGCTGGCCGCGCAATGCCCCGGGGCTCATCTCGACCCCGGAGCCTCAGCCCCCGGCCGCTGTCACACGCATTTGACTTGATCCGCCAACACCGAACCGCCTTAATCCTCTCTTTCGCTCAGTCCCTTTTCATCTTCGACTGACGCCATATGTCTTTGACGATAAGCCCGCCCCCACTCGGCTCCTTTGGAAGGAAGCATGGACATGGTGACTTTCACGCTCAATGGAAAACAACGCAGTTTCGATGGGGATCCCGATACGCCACTTTTGTGGGTCATCCGGGATTTCGAGAAGTTGACAGGCACGAAATACGGGTGCGGCGTCGCACAGTGCGGGGCTTGCACCGTGCATCTCGACGGCATGCCGCGGCGCTCCTGCATCACGCCGATTGCGATGATCGATGGCTCGGACGTGGTGACGATCGAAGGAATTTCAGGCAAGGAGGCGCAAGCCGTCCAGACCGCCTGGACGGGGCTCGACGTGCCGCAATGCGGCTACTGTCAATCCGGCCAGATCATGTCGGCGGTGGCTCTCTTGCAGATGGTGCCCAAGCCGAGCGACGATGAGATCGACGGCGCCATGACCGGAAATCTCTGTCGATGCGCCACCTACCATCGCATTCGCGCGGCCATCCACAATGCCGCCAATTCGATGGAGGGTTGAGCGATGACAATCCACGACATCACAACCACCCGTCGCGGTTTCCTCGCCGGAGCCGGCCTTGTCATCAGCGTGGCGATCGCGCCGAAATTCCTTTCGGCCGCACCAACGGGCGTTCCCGCCGGCGGCGCAGCCGAGCTCGTGCCGATGAACGCTTTCGTCAAGATCGGCACGGACGACACCGTCACCGTGCTGTCAAAACATATCGAGTTCGGCCAGGGGCCTTTCACAGGGCTGGCGACGCTTGTCGCGGAAGAGCTCGATGCCGACTGGAGCCAGATGCGCGCGGTCCACTCGCCGACGGACAACAAAATCTACGCCAATCTCGCCTTCGGCCTGCAGGGCACGGGCGGGTCAAGCTCGATTGCCAATGCCTATGAGCAGATGCGCAAGGCGGGTGCCACCGCGCGCGCCATGCTCATCGCCGCCGCTGCCGAGGAATGGAACGTGCCGGCGACGGAAATCACCGTCGAGAAAGGCCGGCTGAAACATGTCGGATCGTCCAGGGAAAGCGGCTTCGGCGCCTTCGCGGACAAGGCCGCGACACAGACGGTGCCTGAGGATCCGAAACTGAAGGATTCCAAGGACTTCGTTTTGATCGGAACGGACCTGCCGAAACTCGACACCGTTGGCAAGACCAACGGCACGGCGATCTTCACGCTCGATATCACGCCGGAGAGCCTGCTCACGGCCGTCGTTGCCCATCCCAAGCATTTTGGCGCGACGGTGAAATCCTTCAACGACGGCGAGGCCCGCAAGGTGCGCGGTGTGGTTGACGTCAAGCAGATCCCGCAGGGCATAGCGGTCTATGCGGACAATACCTTTTCGGCGCTGAAGGGGCGCGATGCGCTCCAGATCGAATGGGACCTCGCCAAGGCGGAAACCCGGTCCTCGGCGGAACTGGCCGCCGAATATATCAGGCACTTCAAGGAGCCGGGCCTCGAGGCCACGAATACCGGCAATGTCGACGAGGCCTTCCGGCAGGACGGGCTCCAGACGGTGGAAGCCGAAATCGTATTTCCCTTCCTCGCCCATGCACCCATGGAGCCGCTCGACGCCGTGTTCATCAAGGCGGCGGACGGCTCCGTCGATATCTACAACGGCGCACAGTTCCCGGGCTTCGACCAGCAGGTGGCGGCAGAAATCCTCAAGCTGGACGAATCGAAGGTCCGCGTGAACACGCAGCTCGCGGGCGGCAGTTTCGGCCGCAAGGCGCAGTTCGGCTCACCCTATATGCAGGAAGCCGCGATGGTGTATGCGGCGATCGGCGGCGACCGTCCGCTCAAGCACATGTGGACCCGCGAGGACGATATCCAGGGCGGGTTCTACCGCCCGATGTATGCCCACAGGATGCGCGGCGCGATCGATGCCGAGGGCCGGATCACGGCCTGGGAGCAGGTCATCGTCGGCCAGTCGATCATGGCCAAGGCGGACCTCGATTCCACCTCGGTGGAGGGAGCCTCGAACCTGCCCTACCGCATCCCTAACCTGAAGGTCACCTCGCACAATGTGACGCTCCCGATCCCACCGCTCTGGTGGCGCTCCGTCGGGCATACCCATACCGGCTTCGCCGTCGAGACCTTCGTCGATGAGCTGCTGGCGCGTGTGGGCCGCGACCCGGTGGAAGGCAGGCTTGCGCTTCTCGACAAAGAGTCGCGCCATGCCGGCGTTCTGCGCAAGGCGGCCGAGATGGCGGACTGGGGATCGACCCCGCCGGAGGGGCGAGCCCGCGGCGTGGCGGTCGTCGAAAGCTTCGGTTCGTTCGTCGCGCAGGTGGCGGAGGTCTCAGTCGGGTCCGATGGCGCACCACGCGTCCACAAAGTGTGGTGCGCGGTCGATTGTGGCGTCGCCGTCAACCCCAACATCATCAAGGCTCAGATGGAGGGCGGCATCGGCTACGGGCTGGGCGCCGTGCTCTTCGACGCCATCACCCTTGGCAAGGGCGGGCGGATCATGCAGTCGAATTTCCACGACTACCGTTCGATCCGCATCAACGAAATGCCCGATATCGCGGTGGAGATTATCAGGTCTGCGGAAAGTCCGACCGGTGTCGGCGAACCCGGCGTGCCTCCCGTGGGGCCGGCGGTCGCCAATGCGTGGCGAAAGCTGACAAACGCTCCCGTGCGTCAGCTTCCCATCGTCAGTCTCATTTCCGCGTGAGGGATACCGTCAGATGAAAATCAAACTTCTCTTTTCGGGTGTCGCGGCACACTGTCTTATCGTCGGCGCGGGCATCCTGCTCGCTCCGGCGGTCGTGGCGCAAAACACCAATTCGCTGCGTCCCGCAGAATCCTTCCAGTCGATTTCCGACGAACGGGCGCGCTCGCTCGCCCTCTTCGAGGAAGCCGGCAAGGTCATCCAGCATCCGCGATGTATCAACTGTCATCCGGCGACGGACCGCCCGCTGCAAGGCATGTCGATGCATCCGCACCAGCCGCCGGTCTTCCGCGGCGACGGCGGCATGGGCCTCGTGGGCATGCAGTGCAACACCTGCCACAGCGAACAGAACACGCCGGTCATCGGCCAGGCGGATACCCTGAAGAGCATACCCGGCAATCCCGCCTGGCATCTCGCCCCCATCGAGATGGCCTGGGAAGGCAAGACGCTTGGCCAAATCTGCACGCAGTTGAAGGACCCGGCGCGCAACGGCGACAAGACCATGGTCGAAATCGTCGAGCATATGGCGAAGGACGACCTGGTCGGATGGGGATGGCATCCCGGCGATGGCCGCGAACCGGCCCCGGGCACACAGGAAGAGTTCGGAAAGATCATCCAGGCGTGGGTCGATACCGGGGCGATCTGTCCGCCTGGATAAAGGGAAGCCGGCGTAAAGATGCGATTGCAAAGGCCTGCTGCACGTTCGCCCTACGGTTCAGGATGGGGCGAATACGGCTTGGAAGGCTGCCTCACCGCAGGATCATGCGGTGAGAGCGGCTGGAGGCTGTGAACTCAGGGCCTGTGCGACCGCGATCCTCGCCATTTCGAGCGCAGCCTCACGGGTCTTTGCAGCGGCGATGAAGCGGCCGTTGTGGCAGAATGTTGCGCCGGCAACGCCGCAGGCGGTTTCGAGATCCTGACCGGTAAGGCCGGCCCAGGCCGCCGGCAGATCGGCGCGCAGTTCAAACCCTTCGCTCGACCGCCGAACGCCTGTCAGGCACCAGTCGGTGTCGCGTGGATGGACGACAAAGAGGATATGGTCCGCGCCTGCCTTTACGATCGCCGGCCGGAAGGGCATTCCCATAGGAAGCTCCAGCACCTGGCCATCTCCCGTCGCCTCTATCGCCTGGCGCACGATCGATTGTGCCCGCAGCTTCGCGGCACTCTGCCTTATGCTCGCTTCCACGAAACTGCGCGCAATCAAAAGCGCGTCGTGGAATGCAAGGTTGTCCGCATCCGGCTCCGTCTCGTCGAAGACGGGCTTCAGCGTCTCCAGAAGGACGGGCAGCGTCAGCTTGGCCATTGCGCCGGCGGTCGATGGGCTCAAAGCGCCGTTGTCCATGAGATCGACCGGCAAGACGAAGTCCGCATCGAAGCCCGCATGAACGGTTTCGATATCCTCGGCCGGAACACCGAAAGCAGCGAGATAGTCCCGCCCGAACCGGCGCCAGATCAGGCCGAAGGAACTGAACGGCTGGCCGTCATCGCGCAGCGGTGCCCCGCGCTGATGGTGATCGAAAATCCCGGCATCCGGATCGTAGGCCCCGCCGACATCGTAGATAATCCTGTCGGTGCCCGGCGTGATCCATTCCGGCGCCCGGCTGCGGATCAGGCGTGCAGCGGGAAACAGGCGCGTCAGGACGACACTCGACAGAAGTTCATCCGCGTGGAAGCCCCCGGAATGCGTGACGAGAAATTCTGGGGTCATACCGGTCAAACTTTCGGAAATTTTGCGGATACGTTCGAGTACGTTCGATATCGACTCGATCGCCTCAATTCAAGACACCTATGGCCGCTCCCGACGTGATGTCCGATGATCAGGTGGCGCGTCGCGCTGATCGCGCCTTGGCAATGCCGCTGGCACCATTGGCCTCGTAATAAGCCCGCTTGTGCTCGTACATCTGAACATCCGCGCGCCTTACTACACTCTCGATCGTTTCCCCTCCCTCGCTGGTGGCGGCTCCAAACGACATGCGTAGCGGCGCGCTCGAGTAGAACTGGTTGTTGATCTTGAGCAGCTCGCTGATGGTTTCGGCCATGGTCACCGCCGCTTTCGCATCCGCACCGGGCATGAGGACGGCGAACTCGTCGCCACCGATCCTGCAGGCATGGTTGGGCTGCGCGACGGCGCCGTTCAGAATTTCCCCGAAGCGGCGCAGCAAGGCGTCGCCGGCATCGTGGCCGAGCTGATCATTGGCTTCCTTCAGGCCGTTGAGGTCGAAGATGATCGCCGAAACAGGACGCAACGACTTTCGTTCCAGCCGGTTGATCTCCTCCGCGTAGAAAGCCCGGTTATAGAGCTTGGTCAGCACATCGTGCTTGCCGAGATATTCGAGATAGGCCTCCGCTTTCTTGCGCGCGGTGATATCGGTAAGGGCGACCTGTACACGGGACCAATCGAGCTCATGTCCCGGGAAGACGGAGAAATGCAGCAGGATGTGGCGCACGGTGCCGTCAAGCGCATAGTTCACAACCTCGCGATGATGGAAGAGGTTTCCATTCCACAATTCGATGAGCTGTTCGCGGAACGGCTTTTCCATGTCGTCGCGGAAAACATCGCTCAGACGATGCAGCAACTGGTTTCGCTCTGTCGCGCAAAACAGGTCGAGCGTCGCGCGGTTGACGTCGATGACGCGAATTTCGCTCATGCATTGGCGCACGAATTCGGGATGCACGTCCATGAACGTGCGGAAATCGGTGATGCCGCGTGCGCGAATGTCTTCGAGCAGCAGCCTGATCCGGCTGAAATCCTCGATCCACAACGAGACGGGCGAATGCTCAAAAATGCCTTCCGCATGACGCCTCTGCACGGCCTCCGCCCGGCGTGCATCCTCGCGTGCCGTGATGTCTTCGGTCGTCAGCAGCAGTTTGCCGAGCGACGTCTCGTAGCCCGGCATGACGGCTCCGCGAAGCTGGATATCGAGGCGGCGGCCGGAGATCGTATAGTTCGACGTGGTGCTCTCGAAGCTCAGTTCGCCATCGAACAACTTCGCCAGTTCGATCACATGCGTTTCGAGCATGTCGCCGCGGAAGATGGTCGACAGGTTCGCACGCAAATGGTCGATGTCATCCGCCTCGAAGAGTTCCAGCACCTTCCTGTTGACGGCGAGCACCTTGATACGCTGGGAGCATTGCGCAACGCGGTCCCTGTCCTCGTTGAGAAACGTCCGGATATCCGTCACGCCCTGGGCGCGCCACGTGCCGAAGAGCGCCTTGACCTCGCTGAAATCCTCGATCCACATGGCTGTGGGGGCGAGGTTGAAGATATCGGAATCGAAGGTCTCGGACATGAGTCACCGGAGGTTGGGACGTGCAACGCCATGGGAGGCGAAGGTCCCTTTTACCGGCAATAGGTAAACCGAGGTTGAAGTGCCAGCACGGCTGCCGTCGTCCAGCCCCGCCGCTTTCGCAGGCGCAAGAGGCATGAAAGGCATCGAACGCCGCTGGCGGGAGACGATCCTTCGAAGAATTTTCCACAAGACGGCCTTCTTATAATATATAATATCTATGGATTTTATATTTAAATTGCCACTCTCGCCTGACCAGACAGGAGAGCATCGCCATGGGGATTATCGAAAAACAGCCTATCGACTACACGCAGCATCCGCGCGTGAATTCGGATGATCCGGTTCCGGCGCGTCCGCGGCCGCAAGTGCCCGCCCATGTCATCAAGAGCGATGACGAGGCGATCGCCGTTGCTAGGCGCCTTGCCGCCGATTTCGCGCCGGGCGCGGCCCTTCGCGACAGGGAGGGCCTGCTTCCGATCGCCGAGATCGACGCCTATTCGCAGAGCGGCCTCTGGGGCATCAACATTCCGAAAGCCTATGGCGGCCCCGGCGTATCCTACAAGACCCTAGCGCGTGTGATCGCAATTCTCGCCGCCGCCGATCCGTCGATCGCCCAGATCACGCAGAACCACCTCGCCATCAACGGTCATATCGATCTCGACGGCACGGAAGAACAGAAGAAGGAGTTCTTCGGCTGGGTTCTCTCCGGCCTGCGCTTCGGCAATGCCTTTTCCGAGCTGAACAGCAAGACCGTCGCCGCCTTCGAGACGCGCGTCACCATTGACGGCGACGAGGCGGTGGTGAATGGCGAAAAATTCTATACGACGGGCGCCCTCCTCTCCCATTTCATCCCGATCGTCGCGGTCGATGCGCAGGAACAGGGCTATCTTGTCTTCGCCGAACGGGACACGCCCGGCATCACGGTGACGAACAACTGGTCGAGCTTCGGCCAGCGCACCACCGCCTCGGGCTCGGTGAGGATCGACAATGTGCGCGTGCCGAAGAGCCGCCTGCTGCCCGTTGCGGCGTTCGACCGGCCGACCATCGCCGGCCCCGTCTCGCAGATCATCCAGGCCGCCATCGACGCGGGTATCGCGCGCGGGGCGATCGAGGACGCGATCGCATTCATTAAGACGCAGAGTCGGCCGTGGATCGACAGCGGCAAGGAGACCGCAGGCGAGGACCCCTTCACCATCGCCGCCATCGGCGACCTGAAGATCAGGCTGCA
Encoded proteins:
- a CDS encoding (2Fe-2S)-binding protein, which encodes MVTFTLNGKQRSFDGDPDTPLLWVIRDFEKLTGTKYGCGVAQCGACTVHLDGMPRRSCITPIAMIDGSDVVTIEGISGKEAQAVQTAWTGLDVPQCGYCQSGQIMSAVALLQMVPKPSDDEIDGAMTGNLCRCATYHRIRAAIHNAANSMEG
- a CDS encoding xanthine dehydrogenase family protein molybdopterin-binding subunit, whose product is MTIHDITTTRRGFLAGAGLVISVAIAPKFLSAAPTGVPAGGAAELVPMNAFVKIGTDDTVTVLSKHIEFGQGPFTGLATLVAEELDADWSQMRAVHSPTDNKIYANLAFGLQGTGGSSSIANAYEQMRKAGATARAMLIAAAAEEWNVPATEITVEKGRLKHVGSSRESGFGAFADKAATQTVPEDPKLKDSKDFVLIGTDLPKLDTVGKTNGTAIFTLDITPESLLTAVVAHPKHFGATVKSFNDGEARKVRGVVDVKQIPQGIAVYADNTFSALKGRDALQIEWDLAKAETRSSAELAAEYIRHFKEPGLEATNTGNVDEAFRQDGLQTVEAEIVFPFLAHAPMEPLDAVFIKAADGSVDIYNGAQFPGFDQQVAAEILKLDESKVRVNTQLAGGSFGRKAQFGSPYMQEAAMVYAAIGGDRPLKHMWTREDDIQGGFYRPMYAHRMRGAIDAEGRITAWEQVIVGQSIMAKADLDSTSVEGASNLPYRIPNLKVTSHNVTLPIPPLWWRSVGHTHTGFAVETFVDELLARVGRDPVEGRLALLDKESRHAGVLRKAAEMADWGSTPPEGRARGVAVVESFGSFVAQVAEVSVGSDGAPRVHKVWCAVDCGVAVNPNIIKAQMEGGIGYGLGAVLFDAITLGKGGRIMQSNFHDYRSIRINEMPDIAVEIIRSAESPTGVGEPGVPPVGPAVANAWRKLTNAPVRQLPIVSLISA
- a CDS encoding Isoquinoline 1-oxidoreductase subunit, whose product is MKIKLLFSGVAAHCLIVGAGILLAPAVVAQNTNSLRPAESFQSISDERARSLALFEEAGKVIQHPRCINCHPATDRPLQGMSMHPHQPPVFRGDGGMGLVGMQCNTCHSEQNTPVIGQADTLKSIPGNPAWHLAPIEMAWEGKTLGQICTQLKDPARNGDKTMVEIVEHMAKDDLVGWGWHPGDGREPAPGTQEEFGKIIQAWVDTGAICPPG
- a CDS encoding MYG1 family protein — protein: MTPEFLVTHSGGFHADELLSSVVLTRLFPAARLIRSRAPEWITPGTDRIIYDVGGAYDPDAGIFDHHQRGAPLRDDGQPFSSFGLIWRRFGRDYLAAFGVPAEDIETVHAGFDADFVLPVDLMDNGALSPSTAGAMAKLTLPVLLETLKPVFDETEPDADNLAFHDALLIARSFVEASIRQSAAKLRAQSIVRQAIEATGDGQVLELPMGMPFRPAIVKAGADHILFVVHPRDTDWCLTGVRRSSEGFELRADLPAAWAGLTGQDLETACGVAGATFCHNGRFIAAAKTREAALEMARIAVAQALSSQPPAALTA
- a CDS encoding sensor domain-containing diguanylate cyclase; this encodes MSETFDSDIFNLAPTAMWIEDFSEVKALFGTWRAQGVTDIRTFLNEDRDRVAQCSQRIKVLAVNRKVLELFEADDIDHLRANLSTIFRGDMLETHVIELAKLFDGELSFESTTSNYTISGRRLDIQLRGAVMPGYETSLGKLLLTTEDITAREDARRAEAVQRRHAEGIFEHSPVSLWIEDFSRIRLLLEDIRARGITDFRTFMDVHPEFVRQCMSEIRVIDVNRATLDLFCATERNQLLHRLSDVFRDDMEKPFREQLIELWNGNLFHHREVVNYALDGTVRHILLHFSVFPGHELDWSRVQVALTDITARKKAEAYLEYLGKHDVLTKLYNRAFYAEEINRLERKSLRPVSAIIFDLNGLKEANDQLGHDAGDALLRRFGEILNGAVAQPNHACRIGGDEFAVLMPGADAKAAVTMAETISELLKINNQFYSSAPLRMSFGAATSEGGETIESVVRRADVQMYEHKRAYYEANGASGIAKARSARRAT
- a CDS encoding SfnB family sulfur acquisition oxidoreductase, encoding MGIIEKQPIDYTQHPRVNSDDPVPARPRPQVPAHVIKSDDEAIAVARRLAADFAPGAALRDREGLLPIAEIDAYSQSGLWGINIPKAYGGPGVSYKTLARVIAILAAADPSIAQITQNHLAINGHIDLDGTEEQKKEFFGWVLSGLRFGNAFSELNSKTVAAFETRVTIDGDEAVVNGEKFYTTGALLSHFIPIVAVDAQEQGYLVFAERDTPGITVTNNWSSFGQRTTASGSVRIDNVRVPKSRLLPVAAFDRPTIAGPVSQIIQAAIDAGIARGAIEDAIAFIKTQSRPWIDSGKETAGEDPFTIAAIGDLKIRLHAAEALLGIAGEAIDAGLENSTEETIADATVKTAEAKVLTTEIAILATNKLFELAGTRSTLAKHNLDRHWRNARAHTLHDPVRWKFFHVGNFYLNGINPPRHPWS